From one Leishmania panamensis strain MHOM/PA/94/PSC-1 chromosome 11 sequence genomic stretch:
- a CDS encoding hypothetical protein (TriTrypDB/GeneDB-style sysID: LpmP.11.0810) codes for MSDPKTVRTFLLWNGEWPYVKRGVSEVRAVAAGVIAAANALVDVPAFLARARKYTVAADDFITVQSAKASSTLELHQWVVPASGIALASVYVVVRSAPWGGVKMLRNGLFTAAALTVFMYPREIVHRMDSAMPFQAPASSWEPKSER; via the coding sequence ATGTCTGACCCAAAGACGGTGCGAACATTTCTTCTTTGGAACGGCGAGTGGCCGTACGTGAAGCGTGGCGTGTCGGAGGTGCGCGCCGTTGCGGCTGGtgtcatcgctgctgccaatGCTCTCGTGGACGTCCCGGCCTTCTTGGCACGGGCGCGCAAGTACACGGTGGCGGCTGACGACTTCATCACGGTGCAGTCGGCGAAGGCGAGCTCTACATTAGAATTGCATCAGTGGGTAGTACCGGCGTCCGGGATCGCGCTGGCGAGCGTCTACGTTGTCGTGCGAAGCGCTCCGTGGGGCGGCGTGAAGATGCTACGCAACGGCCTCTttacagcggcagcgctgacggTGTTTATGTATCCGCGTGAAATTGTGCATCGCATGGACAGCGCAATGCCGTTCCAGGCCCCGGCATCGAGCTGGGAGCCGAAGAGCGAACGCTAA
- a CDS encoding hypothetical protein (TriTrypDB/GeneDB-style sysID: LpmP.11.0820) — MNSPVSLRDAAMRKARAQVGKRRIFLKSFFADFDHLHCGRITAAQFARVLTNNDVHLSPEEMHALSHSFAPAIAAGTSAAVADAAADASGSDNTEVLYEDFLAALEVGPGSRASVCRSAPSIALTPAEEARLQPFRRMLQHAIQTHGISLTAPLRDLDPLRTGRVTVAQFRRCLPFSASLTEEAMDLFAKEYSDDHGGVYYMAWCRAMDPSLNERTNEEDALGAANSARLRAMDKEQLNQWKTGTVSSLVCPDSFTNTRLSADELIAVFRQQCALYRLRYEDGFADYDKMKTGKVTVAQFESVLGRMPLVHFALRPENIDTLARAYISSGNPSASANGVVANAPSGPVVEYRAFLRDINPSQALQQTADGRTAATNFFASTHAADTYLTSSDDQQKAETLLSQLRALVQSNRICLSPVLRDFDRVRKGIYEHRTCTRTRFARGLATQNIMLPPEQLQLLIRKYTVPNPDGSPSSEVNYYLFVQDVDPSQANGGNGTRSARVPNTTCLGVPSFTSAASTAVASETLPTKESVLARVALQVVARRLHVAAFFSDFDPLHSGVMPKGRLGIALGQAGFQLLPEELAVLQSAFASTRIRDSVDTQKLVTAVEAAVAALRASRVAETTGGGGGGGTARGAECVTQVEALLSRVRHNVRVHNALLLPFFADFDHHHRGVITPTQFAQACVRHHLPLTQPELSTLASWYSAGDAVTPGTDGVRYLAFVRDVGCEEESAQYALAQTASASSGAVNTGLSASARAAIEAAADVDEVLTRICVFLQERRPSLTEFFPDGDELRHHHVTPSRFRHCITMLGLTDMTEAQLSALEGAFASAKSPGDIDYPAFAYTVRAMLADGAGAAAVSQRRLQGPASSGRRLITSTGDSVATHTTAAQGFAAATLEHIKRTLKARHTATIISFREYDRARKGYVTEGQFFACLQALGVLLKPSEAAALLQLYAVGNGQVHYLAFAHEVDDESLIAVS, encoded by the coding sequence ATGAACTCCCCGGTGTCGTTGCGGGACGCCGCGATGCGCAAGGCCCGCGCCCAGGTGGGGAAGCGACGCATCTTTCTCAAGTCCTTCTTCGCCGACTTTGACCATCTACACTGCGGCCGTATCACAGCCGCGCAGTTTGCTCGCGTCTTGACGAACAACGAtgtgcacctctctccaGAGGAGATGCATGCGCTCTCGCACAGCTTTGCGCCTGCCATTGCGGCTGGGacttcggcggcggtggctgacgctgccgcggATGCCTCGGGCAGCGACAACACAGAGGTGCTCTACGAGGACTTCCTCGCCGCTCTCGAGGTTGGACCAGGCAGCAGGGCTTCTGTTTGCCGCTCGGCTCCAAGTATCGCCCTTACACCAGCTGAGGAGGCCCGCTTGCAGCCGTTCAGAAggatgctgcagcacgccatTCAAACACATGGCATCTCGCTGACGGCCCCGCTCCGCGACTTGGACCCTCTTCGAACTGGCCGCGTCACTGTCGCGCAGTTCCGTCGCTGCCTGCCTTTCTCCGCTTCCCTTacagaggaggcgatggaCTTGTTCGCGAAGGAGTACAGCGACGATCACGGGGGCGTCTACTATATGGCGTGGTGCCGCGCCATGGACCCGTCGCTCAACGAGCGAAcgaacgaggaggacgcgctCGGCGCAGCGAACTCCGCGCGACTGCGCGCTATGGACAAGGAACAGTTGAACCAGTGGAAGACCGGCACCGTCTCGTCGCTCGTGTGCCCCGACTCTTTCACCAACACGCGGCTCTCCGCCGATGAGTTGATTGCCGTGTTTCGCCAGCAATGCGCTCTCTACCGACTGCGCTACGAAGACGGCTTTGCTGACTACGACAAGATGAAGACCGGCAAAGTCACAGTGGCGCAGTTCGAGTCAGTGCTGGGTCGCATGCCCCTCGTGCACTTTGCACTGCGGCCGGAGAACATCGACACCCTCGCCCGCGCGTATATCAGCAGCGGGAACcccagcgccagcgccaacGGTGTGGTCGCGAACGCGCCGAGCGGACCGGTGGTGGAGTATCGGGCGTTCCTCCGCGACATTAACCCCTCACAGGCATTGCAGCAGACGGCGGATGGTCGCACCGCTGCGACTAACTTCTTTGCTTCTACCCACGCCGCTGACACCTACTTGACGAGCTCTGATGATCAACAGAAAGCCGAGACGCttctctcgcagctgcgcgcgctcgTGCAGTCCAACCGGATTTGCCTGAGCCCTGTTCTCCGTGACTTTGACCGGGTGCGGAAAGGCATCTACGAGCATCGCACCTGCACCCGCACCCGCTTTGCGCGAGGCCTTGCGACTCAGAACATCATGCTACCGcctgagcagctgcagctgctgatccGAAAGTACACCGTGCCGAACCCCGACGGGTCACCGAGCAGCGAGGTGAACTACTACCTGTTCGTCCAGGACGTCGATCCATCGCAGGCGaacggcggcaacggcaccAGGAGTGCCCGCGTGCCTAACACTACTTGCCTAGGTGTACCCTCTTTTACCAGTGCCGCATCCACTGCAGTCGCCTCGGAAACTTTGCCCACGAAAGAGAGCGTACTGGCgcgcgtggcgctgcaggttgtggcgcgccgcctgcacgtGGCTGCCTTCTTTTCTGATTTCGATCCCCTTCACAGCGGCGTCATGCCGAAGGGTCGTCTAGGCATCGCACTGGGGCAGGCTGGTtttcagctgctgccggaggagctggcggtgctgcagagcgcCTTTGCGTCGACGCGCATCCGCGACAGCGTGGATACACAGAAGCTGGTGACTGCGGTCGAGGCAGCCGTCGCGGCACTGCGTGCCAGCCGCGTTGCGGAGACGACtgggggtggaggcggcggaggcaccGCCCGGGGCGCAGAGTGCGTGACGCAAGTGGAAGCTCTGCTGAGTCGCGTGCGTCACAACGTCCGCGTGCACAATGCGCTACTGCTGCCCTTCTTCGCAGACTTTgatcaccatcaccgcggCGTCATCACACCAACTCAGTTTGCTCAAGCATGTGTGCGGCATCACTTGCCCTTGACCCAGCCGGAGCTCTCGACACTTGCGTCATGGTacagcgccggcgacgcgGTGACGCCTGGCACTGATGGTGTGCGCTACCTCGCCTTCGTGCGAGACGTCGGCTGCGAGGAGGAGTCGGCGCAGTATGCGTTGGCGCAGACggccagcgcctccagcggtGCAGTGAACACGGGCTTGTCGGCGTCTGCCCGCGCAGCTAtcgaggcggcggctgatGTGGATGAGGTACTTACCCGCATCTGCGTTTTTCTGCAGGAACGGCGGCCGTCACTGACCGAGTTCTTCCCTGATGGTGATGAGCTTCGACACCACCACGTAACTCCCTCACGGTTCCGCCACTGCATAACGATGCTGGGTCTTACCGACATGACGGAGGCGCAGCTCAGCGCTCTGGAGGGCGCCTTTGCGTCAGCCAAGTCCCCGGGCGACATCGACTACCCAGCCTTTGCTTACACCGTACGGGCCATGCTGGCCGACGGCGCAGGTGCGGCCGCCGTGTcgcagcgacggctgcaGGGGCCTGCATCTTCTGGCCGCCGCCTCATCACTTCGACGGGAGACTCCGTTGCTACACACACAACCGCCGCGCAGGGCTTTGCGGCTGCCACACTCGAGCACATTAAGCGCACCCTCAAGGCACGCCACACGGCCACCATTATTTCTTTCCGAGAATACGACCGAGCTCGCAAGGGCTACGTTACCGAGGGCCAGTTTTTCGCCTGTTTGCAGGCGCTCGGCGTGCTGCTGAAACcgagcgaggcggcggcgctgctgcagctttaCGCGGTTGGCAATGGGCAGGTGCACTACCTCGCCTTTGCACACGAGGTGGACGATGAGTCGCTCATCGCCGTGAGCTAG
- a CDS encoding hypothetical protein (TriTrypDB/GeneDB-style sysID: LpmP.11.0830) translates to MPPKTAVSVVRNGALKPHPKNGERHAPVKEEASVGNGPQVKSQIANSAPAPAGKSFLDALRSGKKPAAPAAAARVSVPAAAPAEEPQAAAAPTSPVAAAAPVKQSSAPEPAKEERTATPEPMAASVEEPSMEESAPAPVEGDTGVVAASAAEEPAPIMQVEDTNFNWADDDIQFQIRQPQYAAEYPMSVMENLARNVAFKVPADQNTITSAIEALAHERQAFEQLKRNHEDAMKNREVELNAQEASLQARERQLHANTETLAAERQQLILQQSQFRAQQQAQAQAQAQSQSRTSQTQSPAAQVSPSSALAAPPAHAPPLQHQMPPPHQQPQPRSGNVYMGGSYGAQEWQPDQRTWGNDGTMGAPGFDMYQGAYPGSYAQRNYHMAGGHRGPMRSGNLQQQQFAGNRVPPMMAPPQQYSRSMGPLGPTRQQQQMEMNFGGRSQQSYNPTPNTGYPQRSSQW, encoded by the coding sequence aTGCCGCCGAAGACCGCTGTATCGGTGGTGCGTAACGGAGCGCTGAAGCCGCACCCGAAGAACGGTGAGCGCCACGCTCCAgtcaaggaggaggcgtcgGTGGGCAATGGACCGCAGGTGAAGTCGCAGATCGCGAACTCGGCCCCAGCGCCGGCTGGCAAGTCGTTCCTCGATGCCCTGCGTTCTGGCAAGAAGCCGGCTgccccagctgcagctgcccgtGTGTCagtgccggccgccgcccCGGCTGAGGAGCCtcaggctgctgctgctccaacTTCTCcggtcgctgccgcggccccTGTCAAGCAGTCTTCGGCGCCTGAGCCGgccaaggaggagcgcaCTGCCACTCCAGAACCGATGGCGGCGTCAGTGGAGGAACCCTCCATGGAGGAGAGTGCCCCCGCACCTGTAGAGGGGGATACAGGGGTAgttgccgcctccgcagctgAGGAACCGGCGCCGATCATGCAGGTAGAGGACACAAACTTCAACTGGGCTGACGACGACATCCAATTTCAGATTCGCCAGCCGCAGTACGCGGCAGAATACCCGATGTCTGTGATGGAGAACCTGGCTCGCAATGTCGCCTTCAAAGTACCAGCGGACCAGAACACCATAACGTCCGCGATTGAAGCTCTTGCCCACGAGCGCCAAGCCTTtgagcagctgaagcgcaACCACGAGGATGCCATGAAGAACCGCGAGGTAGAGCTAAACGCACAGGAGGCGAGCCTGCAAGCCCGTGAGCGCCAGCTGCATGCCAACACAGAGACGCTGGCAGCCGAGCGCCAACAGCTGATCCTGCAGCAGTCACAGTTCCgtgcccagcagcaggcgcaggctCAGGCCCAGGCCCAGAGTCAGTCGCGCACCTCGCAGACGCAGTCCCCAGCAGCACAGGTGTCCCCAAGCTCCGCGCTGGCCGCACCGCCGGCACATGCACCGCCGTTGCAGCACCagatgccgccaccgcatcagcagccTCAGCCCCGTAGCGGCAACGTGTACATGGGCGGCAGCTACGGCGCACAGGAGTGGCAGCCAGACCAGCGGACATGGGGGAACGATGGCACAATGGGTGCCCCTGGATTCGACATGTATCAGGGTGCCTACCCCGGCTCTTATGCACAGCGCAACTACCACATGGCCGGCGGTCACCGCGGCCCGATGCGCAGCGGgaacctgcagcagcagcagttcgcCGGCAACCGCGTACCGCCGATgatggcaccgccgcagcagtacAGTCGCTCAATGGGCCCGCTCGGTCCCactcgccagcagcagcagatggagATGAACTTTGGCGGCCGCTCGCAGCAGAGCTACAACCCCACCCCCAACACCGGCTACCCGCAGCGAAGTTCTCAGTGGTAA
- a CDS encoding hypothetical protein (TriTrypDB/GeneDB-style sysID: LpmP.11.0840), producing the protein MPSKQQQQQCKPLNGIGGDVGKSSCASVISASPAATPSTPPPPSLPFNSIPHATSGDRLIGVEVSSSIPALMSELGELLQQTPGGSNGSSDGVPGGLWRGQNGGLLFEHLDTAAASPSETAAALFGGIDVNRRVEQISPSALERFSKVFNLQQRQSGFMSSAAGAVAAASATTALKCSSSGGGGASATIEALDDGEDGDMDSASGSSTAADDVFRAAHRDSSGDYNVFCAAARRHNFDDMFEMMQRSIGKYARRTSGGAGDKGVGSGGDLGFDPSACSDPLTQLELFRAMMVATSKGRSNGGGSVAAAHEAKTDDAEARLRDTSAGGANAESGLANHFRSFLDVLSPQLISQLMLQQRAAKSAGIGAGSVASAVKSGETTTTAAAAVARGVDMSTRGVANLSDLQQRVEQVRGLSSSTLDALAEDDVSESTSGSLRELLLGDPAGAAASGTVSPELELSSAKVGYCLTEAAAVAVSMLWSYLGSQQKEAPLLLGYTREEAQSQFNLLLFRLRQELFSQPAASLEEVSRCLGGCVQTDAEDIYRAINGVGVLLFFTCKPLPLLEKTCNELHISLSDSANTDCNIMPELIAEKLAAFLYPMKGGKLSFAHLSFIPRLQVHEHAPGNYTCTIDNASNMGRMLRERLLSNRFSCNKIKWRAALINDKGKLKFHVWHRHSTPLSVHVLLRTSEPKKRKKGGGNNVCVNGTAGEEKDAAVASAVEELRANSALFMEQQVTAAPGEMVGFTQDFIDLTVALSSPTTLQHGYRTYNKADDRLVFQFSLQLSCVDGAPLDGAAAANASNKLPVKQTSDDQEPSLSGSTEGKTDGGDSKDDPDAELHAAMHRISDSETAVRASIEETAKWDYRHLLNDECREAHYARQRSEDRERKVLLAKVGPTPELIKEVEKLSQSVQAAQQQIAKLNKEKSKDEKEGERTAEKLAQHQAELSSLLSSLESGQSELLKLEAETKAAEARIVEKRARQARKEAKKAEQSQWTALKRVLEPTSLTTHHDTLAINDFGSFLQSAPVMATSMPQQPQHSAVLPAGQSLSSLLGSSSGGGPGILPLTGGSAGLSAFGTDPFSVRTPMTTSPGGGMANATPVFSTQPNVGLGTSSNLGNGTGTGGSGSTSPGASAGAIGGGHPHINGMSGGAHGATPSHPGRASPMVPSSPGVISNASAAVGSCSSPASVVGAPIGSPGMPLSGGNGVSGNIGMDSSGSGSNGGGGLSFGLAPSLFSTNPVSHTPHSTGGGGANANHSTPNNLYTSLDANAQPFSPSPPPTMPTAAIGSGPTPAASGNGGGNTSGNHSHSHSGGIGFAFTVTAGAHPGLVGGSSSQIYQSGPSGFSSGSAHDMTSHSPSPFSTTPMSNPVASSIYGMGGGNHGSTHDIQEHHAHPQQHLGLLAPRSHTPNELLSFSTGLQWRN; encoded by the coding sequence ATGCCGAgcaagcagcaacagcagcaatgcAAGCCACTCAACGGCATCGGCGGTGACGTTGGCAAGTCGTCGTGTGCATCAGTCATCTCGGCCtcacctgcagcgacgccgtcgacaccaccacccccctcacTGCCCTTCAACTCGATACCGCACGCCACCTCTGGTGACCGCCTCATCGGTGTTGAAGTCAGCTCGAGCATTCCGGCACTGATGAGTGAGCtcggcgagctgctgcagcaaacACCTGGAGGCAGcaatggcagcagcgacggcgtaCCAGGCGGTCTGTGGCGTGGCCAGAATGGTGGTCTCCTCTTTGAGCACCTcgacactgcagcagcgtcgccgagcGAGACCGCTGCGGCGCTTTTTGGCGGCATTGACGTAAACCGTCGCGTCGAGCAAATATCGCCCAGCGCTCTCGAGCGCTTCTCAAAGGTGTTcaacctgcagcagcgtcagagTGGCTTTATGTCTTCGGCGGCCGgcgcagtagcggcagcgagcgccaccaccgccttaaagtgcagctccagcggcggcggcggggcctCTGCCACGATCGAGGCACtggacgacggcgaggacggcgacATGGACTCAGCGAGTGGTagcagcactgcagccgATGACGTCTTCCGGGCTGCGCaccgcgacagcagcggtgactACAACGTgttctgcgctgccgctcggAGGCACAACTTTGATGATATGTTTGAAatgatgcagcgcagcatcgGTAAGTACGCTCGCAggaccagcggcggcgcgggagacaagggggtggggagtggCGGTGACCTCGGCTTCGACCCATCTGCTTGCTCAGATCCCCTCACACAACTGGAGCTGTTCCGAGCAATGATGGTGGCCACAAGCAAGGGCCGCAGCAACGGTGGCGGttcagtggcggcggcacacgAAGCCAAGACCGATGATGCCGAGGCCCGCTTGCGAGATACCTCTGCTGGTGGCGCTAATGCTGAGAGTGGATTGGCAAATCACTTTCGAAGCTTCCTCGATGTACTCAGCCCACAGCTGATCAGCCAGTtgatgctgcagcagcgagcggccAAGAGTGCCGGAATTGGTGCTGGTAGCGTTGCGAGTGCGGTTAAATCCGGGGAAACAACGACaactgcagccgccgctgtggcacgTGGAGTGGACATGTCAACCCGTGGCGTGGCGAACCTATCAGActtgcagcagcgtgtggagcaggtgcgcgggctcagcagcagcaccctaGATGCACTTGCGGAGGACGATGTGTCGGAAAGTACATCTGGTAGCCTGCGCGAGCTTTTACTTGGCGACCCggcaggtgcggctgcgtctGGGACGGTATCGCCTGAGCTGGAGCTGAGCAGTGCCAAAGTGGGATACTGCCTAaccgaggccgccgccgtggcggtATCGATGTTGTGGAGCTACCTGGGGAGCcagcagaaagaggcgccgctgcttctcggctacacgcgcgaggaggcacagAGCCAATTCaatcttcttcttttccgtCTGCGTCAGGAACTTTTTTCGCAGCCGGCTGCGAGcttggaggaggtgagccGCTGCCTCGGTGGTTGTGTGCAGACGGACGCCGAGGACATCTACCGCGCCATTAACGGCGTAggtgttcttctcttcttcacctgcaAGCCACTTCCATTACTTGAGAAGACGTGCAATGAGCTCCATATCTCCCTCTCGGACTCGGCCAACACCGACTGCAACATCATGCCAGAGCTGATTGCCGAGAAGCTGGCGGCATTCCTGTACCCgatgaagggagggaagcTGTCTTTTGCGCACCTCAGCTTTATCCCTCGCTTGCAGGTGCACGAGCACGCACCGGGCAACTACACATGCACGATCGATAACGCAAGCAACATGGGGCGCATGCTGCGCGAACGGCTGCTCAGCAACCGCTTCAGTTGCAATAAGATCAAGTGGCGCGCTGCGTTGATAAATGACAAGGGCAAACTCAAGTTCCATGTTTGGCACCGCCACTCGACCCCGCTCTCCGTCCACGTTCTCCTTCGCACTTCGGAGCCtaagaagaggaagaagggcgGTGGTAACAACGTCTGTGTGAACGGCACAGctggggaagagaaagatgcGGCTGTGGCAAGCGCcgtcgaggagctgcgcgccaacTCCGCTCTCTTTATGGAGCAGCAGGTGACGGCGGCACCAGGCGAGATGGTGGGGTTCACACAGGACTTCATTGATTTGACTGTCGCGCTCAGCTCACCGACGACTTTGCAGCACGGCTATCGTACCTACAACAAAGCGGACGACCGACTGGTGTTCCAGttctcgctgcagctgagctgcGTGGACGGGGCCCCGCTGGAcggggctgcggcagcgaacgCAAGCAATAAGCTACCAGTGAAGCAGACAAGCGACGATCAGGAACCGAGCCTTAGCGGGTCGACCGAAGGCAAGACAGACGGCGGGGACTCGAAGGACGATCCGGACGCAGAGCTACACGCAGCAATGCATCGTATCAGCGACAGCGAGACAGCCGTGCGTGCTTCGATCGAGGAGACAGCGAAGTGGGACTACCGTCACCTGCTGAACGACGAGTGCCGCGAGGCTCACTATGCGCGTCAGCGGTCAGAGGACCGGGAGCGCAAGGTGCTGTTGGCGAAGGTGGGGCCCACCCCTGAACTGATcaaagaggtggagaagctaAGCCAGTCCGTgcaagctgcgcagcagcagatcgCAAAGCTCaacaaggagaagagcaaagatgagaaggagggcgagaggaCGGCAGagaagctggcgcagcaccaggcAGAGCTGTCGTCGTTGCTAAGTTCGCTGGAGTCAGGCCAGTCGGAGCTGTTGAAGCTGGAGGCAGAGACGAAGGCGGCCGAGGCGCGTATTGTAGAAAAGCGCGCGCGGCAGGCGCGCAAGGAGGCCAAGAAGGCGGAGCAGAGCCAGTGGACAGCCCTGAAGCGCGTGCTGGAGCCCACTTCCTTGACGACGCACCATGACACCCTCGCCATCAACGACTTTGGCAGCTTTTTGCAGTCTGCTCCGGTTATGGCGACCtcgatgccgcagcagccacaacaCTCAGCGGTGTTGCCCGCTGGGCAATCCTTGTCGTCGCTCCTTGGCTCAAGCTCCGGTGGCGGTCCTGGCATTCTACCACTCACCGGCGGCTCCGCCGGCCTCAGCGCATTCGGCACGGATCCCTTTTCGGTGCGCACGCCAATGACCACGTCGCCGGGTGGGGGTATGGCGAACGCGACGCCGGTCTTCTCCACCCAGCCAAATGTGGGCTTGGGGACCAGCAGCAATCTCGGGAacggcaccggcaccggcggcagcggcagcaccagcccgGGCGCCAGTGCTGGCGCAATTGGTGGCGGACACCCGCACATAAACGGGATgagtggcggtgcgcacggCGCCACGCCTTCGCACCCGGGGAGGGCGTCCCCCATGGTGCCGTCTTCGCCTGGGGTGATAAGCAACGCGTCTGCCGCAGTGGGCAGCTGTAGCAGCCCTGCCTCAGTCGTCGGTGCGCCAATCGGCAGCCCTGGAATGCCACTGTCAGGCGGCAACGGAGTCTCCGGCAATATCGGCatggacagcagcggcagcggtagtaacggcggcggcgggctCTCCTTCGGCCtcgctccgtctctcttcagCACCAATCCGGTCAGCCATACTCCGCACAGcacaggaggtggtggtgccaaCGCGAACCACAGCACACCAAACAACCTGTACACGTCTCTGGATGCTAATGCACAGCCCTTCAgtccctcgccgccgccgaccaTGCCGACGGCAGCGATTGGCAGTGGCCCGACACCGGCGGCGTCAGGCAACGGCGGAGGCAACACAAGCGGAAATCACAGCCACAGTCACAGCGGTGGTATCGGCTTCGCCTTTACTGTCACAGCTGGCGCGCATCCTGGGTTGGTTGGTGGGTCCTCCTCTCAGATCTACCAGAGCGGCCCTTCCGgcttctccagcggcagTGCTCACGACATGACAAGTCACTCGCCATCGCCCTTCTCGACGACGCCCATGTCCAACCCAGTGGCGAGCAGTATTTACGGGATGGGTGGTGGCAACCACGGCAGCACACATGACATACAAGAGCATCATGcgcatccgcagcagcatTTGGGATTGTTGGCGCCACGGTCGCACACTCCCAACGAACTCTTGAGCTTTTCAACGGGTCTCCAATGGCGTAACTGA